Genomic window (Kosakonia sp. BYX6):
CGGGGGCCGCGATGGCCCCCGTTTTTTTGCCTGGATGGTTAGCAATGACGACACCGATAACGCTGCAAGGTGCGCTCAACCTTGCGTGGCAGCACTGGAACGCCGGACAAACCGCTCAAGCCGAACACTACTGCCGCCAGATCCTCGCCCATCACCCCGGCCAGCCGGACGCGCTGCATCTGCTTGGGCTTGTCGCCCACGCCGCAGGCGATCTTGATAACGCCATCGCCTGCCTGCGCGATGCCTGCTCAGCACCCCAATTCCCCGCCCTTTACGCCAGCAACCTGGCGGAAATGTACCGGCAAAAAAAAGCCCTCGCCGAAGGCGAACGCTGGGCGCGCAAAGCGGTAAGCCTCGATCCCTCGCTGGTTGGCGGCTGGAACAACCTCGGCATTTTGTTACAGGAACAAGGCAAGCTGGTGGAAAGCGTGCTGTGTCTGGAGAAAGTACAGGCGCTAACGCCCGATTCCGCTCAGGCGCACGGCAACCTCGCCAATACGCTGCGTCGGCTTGGTCGCCTTGATGAGGCGCTGACCCATTATCAGCGCGCCCTGACCTTGTCGCCGCAAGACGCGGTTTTGCACAACAATATCGCCGGGTTATTACTGGAAGCGGGCAAGCTACAAGAGGCGCTCGCCCACAGCCAACAGGCGTTGCGGCTCAACCCCAAACTGATTGAAGGCTGGATAAATCTGGTCAGCATTTACCTGGCGGCAGGCAATCTCGATCTCGCTTCCCAGGCGCTGGTGCGCTTGCAGGGGCTGGCGCCGCTGCACCCGGCGACACAACAAAAACAGGCGCAATTGCAGACGTTGCAAGGCCAGACCCTTGAGTCCACCGACACTGCCCATGGCCCGGTGCTGGAACAGGCCGAGCACTCTCTTCATCAAGGCAAATATGCCGACGCCGAAGCGCTGCTGCGCCCGCTGCTCAGCAGTGGCAAAGGGCCGCTGGCGGTCTGGAAGTTGTTGTCGGTGGCGCTGCGCGGGCAAGGCCAGCTGGAAGAGACGCTGCATATTCAGCAGATGCTGGTCGATCACCTGCCGGGTGATGCGGTCAGCCGCTTTGATCTGGCCGAAACACTGCTGCTGACCGGGGATTTCGATCGCGGCTGGCGCGAATACCGCCACCGCTACGAGATGGAACATACCCGCCCGTTAGCGCGCCGCGTGCAGGCGCCGCGCTGGTCGGGACAGGCGATGCCAGGCAAAACGCTGCTGATTTTTGATGAGCAGGGTTTTGGCGACACGCTGCAATTTATCCGTTTTGTCCACCAGGCGAAGCGCCAAAGCCAGGCGCGCATTGTGCTGGATGTTCATCCTCTGCTGCTGGCGCTGGCGCGCCGCGCGTTCCCCGATGAGCAAGTGATTGGCCGCGGTGAACTGCCGCCCGCGTTTGACGCCCATTGCGAACTGATGGATCTGCCCGAA
Coding sequences:
- a CDS encoding tetratricopeptide repeat protein produces the protein MTTPITLQGALNLAWQHWNAGQTAQAEHYCRQILAHHPGQPDALHLLGLVAHAAGDLDNAIACLRDACSAPQFPALYASNLAEMYRQKKALAEGERWARKAVSLDPSLVGGWNNLGILLQEQGKLVESVLCLEKVQALTPDSAQAHGNLANTLRRLGRLDEALTHYQRALTLSPQDAVLHNNIAGLLLEAGKLQEALAHSQQALRLNPKLIEGWINLVSIYLAAGNLDLASQALVRLQGLAPLHPATQQKQAQLQTLQGQTLESTDTAHGPVLEQAEHSLHQGKYADAEALLRPLLSSGKGPLAVWKLLSVALRGQGQLEETLHIQQMLVDHLPGDAVSRFDLAETLLLTGDFDRGWREYRHRYEMEHTRPLARRVQAPRWSGQAMPGKTLLIFDEQGFGDTLQFIRFVHQAKRQSQARIVLDVHPLLLALARRAFPDEQVIGRGELPPAFDAHCELMDLPELFSLQPAELPVETGYLHADIERLAHWQERLARLPHPWVALVWAGRPTHINDHRRSLHLQQFAPLARVNATFLLIQKGDTATQAPPPGMNTVSLSDEIRDFDDTAAILALADLLISVDSSPVHLAGALQRPCWTLLPFIPDWRWLMTREDSPWYPGMKLFRQPTRDDWETTLERVARELADWSAELQ